The stretch of DNA GCAGTGTTGGCTCTCCAACTCCGTGTTTACGCGCGGGGCTGGGTGGTAGAACCCTCTGCCGGCAAGCACGAGTACCCGGTAATCTGGGGACAGGTTCCCGAGGACTCAGCGGGATCCCGTGGCTCCTCCCGGAAGGGCAGAGGACACCGAGCTCGGTGCACGTGGACGGCGTGCTGCTCTGCGGTTCCGGCCACCAAGCTTGTCCCGCGGAGCTCTGCGACCGGGCGGATCGGCGGCCGGTGGAGGGATTGCGTGCAGATTCCCCACGCCGAGCCCGGCAGGAGGCGGGCAGTGTGACAGCGACTCACGCACGTGCCACGCGCACGCAGAGGGTGCCCCGCACCCACGCTCCTCGGACGGGACGCGCCACGCTCCACCCGTCCAGCCCGCCCAGTCCCACCGCCGCTCGCGCGGCCACGGGGGACAGCCGGGAGGCGTGGCCTGCGGGGAGCCCGCCCTTTTGATGTGCGCCGGCGCCGCGGTGATTGGCTGGGCGCTTGTGACGTGCGGGGACTGCGGTGGGCCCGGGTGCTGCGGCTGCCGCAGCGCCCGGCGCGGTTCGAGCTCCGGCTCCCCGGCATTTAAAGGGGACGCGGCGGCGGCCCCGGGGATGGGGGGCAGGTGGAAGGGACGGAACAGAAGCAGATCATCCACGGTCCCTCGCGACAGGAGGGACGCGTGAGCCGGAGCTCAGAAATCCGGGGGTGGATAAGACCGCGTCCCCCCAATTCCCGTAAGCACCCCTTGCTCCATCTTGCCCCCGAATCCCTTAACTAGCCCCTTTCCCACTACTTTCACTCCGAACTCAACCGGGACGGACAACGCAGCCGCCGCTGTCCCGCTTGAGTCCTGGGCTTCGGGAGGACCGCGATCTCAATGTTGGGGTGGGGGCCCTGTAGAGTTTGAGGGTGTTTCATGCGCTTGGTGGTGGGGCAATCCCTGGGGCAGAGAACTGAGCCCCCTTCTCTCCCAGGTTCATGGTGCCCAGTGTCCCTTCATCTCCGGGGACTATCATCGCTCCCCGCCACCCACAAATCCTCCTTCTCCCCGAGCTGCGCACCCCCCGCCCGCATTAGAGCGAAGTGCCCGCCAGCTGGGGGTGTGCCAGAGTGCCTGCTTTCCAGTCACCTCTAAAAATATCTCTCCTGCTACCCCACCGGCAGCTGCCATCTCCCTGCCCCTACCCAGTGAAGATCAAACTCTACTTGTCTACCCAGGCAGGGGACCCCAGAGGCGATACCTAGTCCCAGATTCCTCACTGGCACCAGGGCATATAGATCATTACTCCCTAGCTAGTTAGGACAGGGACCATTACAGAGTCTCTGGAGCAAACGGGGAAGTTCAGATAGTTTCTCCACGAGGCAGTAGAGACCCCTGAGTTCTAGTCCTGTTTTTGATGCTGTGTGATGTCCATGATGTTAGCCGAACTTCTCTGGGCCTCTTTATCTCCCCCTATAAAGGGTTAATGAACAAGAAAGAGGTTTGTGAAGTTGGGAGTGTTGGGGGCAGAAATCCCAGCTTAATTGTCGGATCTGATTCCTAGTGATAGACATTTATTCTTCAAGCAGAGGGGGGTTGTTAACGTGATATTTCTGAAGTCCTCACCCCCATTCTCAGCCTGCATGTTTCTTGTGGAAAACTCCCCAAACTTTCCTATGGGCTCTATCCTCTCCCCAATTAGGAGAATTTTAAGCTTAGAGATTAAGCCAACACACACCTGTCCCACCTTCCCACAGATTTAACTTAAGAGTATTTGTGTCAGCGGAGGGAGGGTGCAGGTTGGGAGCCTGTGATCTGTGGAATCAGGGCCACAAACGTTGATCTTAGATGGGACTAGAAAAGAACTACCTTCTGCCCCAGAAAatctgcctcctctccctgctccagcATGCTGAAGAAACTTGGATTctgtcccctttctccacaagGGACCCTGCTGGCCACACTGGTTTTgcgctttttgtttgtttgtttttaggttttgtttttgtttttttgaaacagggtttctccttgtagtcttggagtcctggaactcactgtgtagaccaggctggccttgagctcagagatcctcctgtctctctgcctcctgagtgctggaattaaaggtgaacAGCACCACTGTCCAGCACctatcaggaatttttttttttgagacagggtttctctgtagctttggagtctgtcctacaactcgctctgtagaccatgctagccttgaactcacagagatctactgcttctgcctcctgtgtgctgggattatcaTTGCCCAGATTTTATCATCATACAAACCTGTCAGAAGTGTGTGGTTGTTTTGTCTTTAACTCAGATTCTCCTGCATCACCAGGCCAGGCAACTGCCCGTGGCCTTTTCAAACATCATGAAGCCAAATAATAACTAGATATATGTACTTCCCTTGCCATAGGGCAGGGATGGGGTGTCACTGTGAGGCTACCTTAGTTTTGGGGGAGAAACCCAGGATGCCTGGCTGTCTGCGCTgcagatagaaaaagaaacaagattaCCAGGAGAGACAGTGCTGGattctaatcccagctcttgggaagtagaggcaggcggatctgagtttgaggccagtctggtctacatagagagttgcAGACCTGCCAAGGGTTaggtagtgagaccctgtctcaaaaacaaaattgaagattTCCATAAATGCTCACTAGTATTAGGTAAAAACATAACTGTGTTTACTACTATGAGACATGAGAGGTTTGGAGCATAAGATTACTATAGTTTTTTAAGAAGAAGACAAGCAAGTAATTgaccatcccccctcccccaagagaTGAAAATTTATCTTAGCAGGGCAGGGTGTTTATTACATGCCTACAGTTCCTGTACTCAGgagcctgagttcaagtccataTTGgacgaccctgtctcaaaattaaaaaacaaaaacaaaacactggatTAAGGGCATGCTGTAAAGATCAATGGTCAGTCCTGGTtatggaaaggagggagggaaaggagaaatggaatgagagagaagaaagctggtCTGTGTGGCTGCTGGCACGCGGTTTGTATCTTTGTATCTTCCCCTTGCTTCTCTCCATGCCTGATGCTGTCCCTCTCTTTGAGACTGCTTTTTACAATGGGTGGGGCACCCCTGACCTTTCTCCTCTACTTCTTGTTCTGGGACAAAGGTTGTATCAGCCAGGGTTCCGTGACAGGCACCGTGACAGTTCCCCTAACATCCTTTGCATGCCATTCCCTTATCCCATCCCCTTCTTCCACTATCTCAGCAGGATTTGAATTTGAATCCCCCCCCCAACAGATACTGCCACTTTTGCTAGTGATCTTTAGCCCCCTTCCAATTACCAGCTATGGGTGGGGGGCGGCCGGCACTGAAAGTTACTTCCCATCTCTGCTGAAAATCTTTGCTATGAGAAAGTGAGGGTAGCCGGTGACTCATCTCTATAAAGATGGTCCCAGAGCCTGTGTCTCCCTGGTCCTTCCCTAGTTTATTCTGGAGGCAGTTGCCTCTCTGCTGCTCTTGGATGGTCAGGGAGCTTCACCTTGACAGTCGGGATTAACCGTGCTACCCGTTAtagccactagagggcagcaaCTAGCCAGATCTTTGCTATCTTTTCTCTGGTATTCTTTCCAATTCCAAGCTATATCTAAGTTTAAGGGGCTGACCTCTGTAGTCTCTCAGTCTGGGGGTGGAGAGGTAGGGGAGTAGGGAGGCACCGGAAGCCGTAGATGGTTTCTTGTGTAGCTGCACTGATGAAGGCTCCAATCAAAAGATCAGACCCGGCCACCTAAACTTTTCTAGAGAGTTCAGCCTGTCCGGTTGCTGAGTCCCCTGAGCAAGGTAGTGCCAGAAGTAAGTCTCATATCTCATGTAGAGCCCAAGGCCCTCAGCCTCTAGAAAGTGGTGAAAGCATTTGTGAGCCAAGGGCCACATTGCTTAAACAATACAGCCTCTAGGAAGTGAGTTAATCCCTGTTCTCTGCCTTCGTGGGTCCCATGAACCGTGAGTCTGATTGGAAATAAAGGCAATTGGTAAACTATGGCATGCCCTGCTCGTGCGTGGGCAAAGGTCATACTGGAGAAAGAAGGCCTGGACCAGCCTCTGAGTCTGGTTTTGAAAAGTCTTAGCCACTTTTTGAGCAAGTCCCTTAGCCTGTCTGGATTGCAGGAATGCTCTTTGCCACCTCTCTGATGAGTAAGTCTGGGAACTGGCCAGGGGTGTTAAAAGCAAGGAGCATGGCCTGAGTGTGCTTTTAAGATCTTGCTCTTGCTGAGAACGTGGGAATGGCTCGTGTGCTTGATGGAAcagagtcagggtctctctacatatcactggctgtcctggaaccacgatgtagatcaggctggcctcacactcaagaGATGAGCCTGCTTCCGCCtcccctcccaaatgctgagacgGAAGATACTAGGACAACCCGCTCCTAAAGGGCAGCTGTGGACTTTGGTGGGGTTTACtcggttttctgtttgttttcccaggAGTTCTGGATGACAGCTTGAGATCAACCAAGGTTCTAGACGTGGAGCCCAGGGTAATTTACGGACAATGAGTGGGTGTTTTCCAGCTGTTGGCCTGCGATGCCTGTCTAGGGTAAGTGGGGTCCTTCAGGATGAGGCCTCCAGCCCCAACTTTTCCACCCTGAGATAGGAGGAGCCCCTTCCAGTCCCTTTTAGATCTGCACTCTCTCCACTGGTGAATCCCTGGACATTTCCCTGGTGTGggtcctggtgccactgacaCCCCCATAGGTTGATGGTAAACTCCAGGCAACtactggggggggggataaagTGGAAGGGATAGTTCCCGTAGGGAGTCAGGGAGCGTGTTCCAGTCCAGCTCTGAAATGACTTACACCGTGGTTGTCTTACAAAGCAATGGGAAGGAATAGTGGGCGAGGGCTTGGGGTGTAGCTGTTCTCTCCGCACTGGGAGGATcgtgagttcaagttcatcctcagctacacagcaagtttgaggtcagcctgagctacatgagaccctccctttaaaaagaaagaagtgggtgCCAGGGTGTGACAGCAAACCAGGTTCCATGCGGGCGAGTTGAGACAGGAAGcccaggcagagaggcaggcaggatggTGGATACCGGTCACTCTACTGGCAAACAAAGGGGTCAGGGACGTGTAGATGGGGGCTCCTGCTGTGTCCGTGTGGTGTGCTTGCCTTTCTTTGTGCTCCAATACTCCCGTTGTACCCCCATCCTCTCTCATGCTGTTCTCCCTTTGCCTAAAGTCTCACTTCCGAGAGCTCTTACTCCAGTAATTTATCCTCCCCTGCCTGACTTCCTCCCAAACAATCCCCTCCAGCTAGCTGccagtcccttcctccctctgcctttttaGCCACTgctgctctctttcctttcccctacCTGTCTCCCAGGTATGCCGTGGCCTGGCGAGGGGGGCTCCCACCTCCCTAAGCCCCATTGCTTCTCCTGCTGCCTGCTTGCTTCGGACTCTGGCAGAAACCCCACCCGCTGACACGTTCTTCCCAGGGAATTGGCAAGTGATTAGTGATGAGCCCTAAACTCCTTGGAGGAGCTATGTCTCATCCCTAGCCCCCTGCCCAGTGCCATCTAGCTGGAAGCTCCCAAAGAGCCTCCCTGGGTCTTGTGTGGTCTGCATACTCACCTGGTAATTTCAAGGGTTAAAATCTAGTTCTCTGGCCAGGACCTAGGAAGGTCCAGAACCTGGCCTCCCAAGCACTTATAGCTGACATCCAGGGCCCGGGGAAGACCTGACACTCATTGCCCACCTGCCTTCGTGATGCCAATGGCTTTTCCTGGAGCCTAGCTGCTCCATTAGACCTCGATGCCACAAAGGGAAGAGAGgctgctctctttctctgcttctactCTGCTGAGTTAGAGCAGTAGATTGCCTGCACCCACCACACAGGCCACCAGAAATCTCCAACCTAGTTAAGGAATGACTCCTCCCTCCTCATAGGCTGACTTGCTAAGCCCCAGGGACCCCATAAGAGCAGCAGAAATGGAAACCAAGCAAGTCTTTGACTTCATGACTAGtatgcctccccccccccttgcgTCAGGCCCCGCACGATTAAGTGAGAGACAGGCAAGGGACGGCGGGGTATGAGCCACACATTGGTTCCGTCTCCAACTTAACCAGCCTTGGGTCCTCCTCAGGTCTTGGATGTGCCAGCGACCCTGGCTGTGGCCCGCTAACCAGGCTCTTCCTGGCCGGCTCCCGCCGCGCCGCCTCTCGTttgccccctcctcctgctcctcttctccctgctcCCAGGACGGTAGGATGGCTGCGCCCGGCGCGCCTCGCTTCCTCCTGACCTTCGACTTCGATGAGACCATCGTGGACGAAAACAGCGACGACTCGATCGTGCGCGCTGCGCCAGGTCAGCAGCTACCTGAGAGCCTGCGTGCCACCTACCGCGAAGGCTACTACAATGAGTACATGCAACGTGTCTTCAAGTACCTGGGTGAGCAGGGTGTGCGGCCCCGGGACCTGCGTGCTGTCTACGAGACCATCCCCCTGTCGCCGGGCATGGGTGATTTGCTGCAGTTCGTAGCCAAACAGGGCTCCTGCTTCGAGGTTATTCTCATTTCGGATGCCAACACCTTCGGCGTGGAGAGTGCCCTGCGTGCCGCTGGCCACCACAGCTTATTCCGCCGCATCCTCAGCAACCCGTCCGGGCCGGACGCGCGGGGACTGCTGACGCTGCGGCCCTTCCACACGCACAGTTGCTCCCGCTGCCCCGCCAACATGTGCAAGCATAAGGTGCTCAGTGAATACCTGCGTGAGCGGGCCCGCGAAGGCGTGCACTTCGAGCGCCTCTTCTACGTGGGTGACGGTGCAAATGACTTCTGCCCCATGGGGCTGCTGGCGGGCGGGGACGTGGCCTTCCCGCGCCGCGGCTACCCCATGCACCGCCTCATCCAAGAGGCACAGAAGGCCGAGCCCAGCTCCTTCCGAGCTCACGTGGTGCCCTGGGAAACAGCGGCCGACGTGCGCCAACATCTACAACAGGTGCTGAAGATGTGTTGAAGACCATCGCCTGCAAGAGGTCCCCAGGGAGAACCGGCAGAGCGGGGACAGGACTGGGAATTGGTTAAGACCACCTGGTTTtacttcttccccctcttcactACGCTCCTCTGGGCAGTTTTGGAATTTTGTTCTCTTGTGGGCTGGGAGCGGAGGTTAAGAGCCGTCCCTATCTATGCAGTTATCATAGCTCAGCTGCCTCCCCTCCAGGGAGTGGTGTGCACCCCTTGGAAGGCAGGCAGTGTCCCTCGAACTGAGAGGAAGGGGCTCCTGGCAGTTGGGAGAAAGAGCATCTCCCACTACTTTAGCTGCTGCTTCGGCTGCTGCCTAACCCCCCCTACTCGGTCTTCTCTAAGAAGGACTCAGGATCCCCCAATTTGCATGCCAGCACCGGGTTCCTCACGCAGACCCGTGATGCTCTAGGAAGACAGTTCCTAGGCATCCTTCATCTCGCTTCAGCCACCGCAGTCCTACACTACCGCTGCGCTGGCTGCGCCTggcttccttctcccccccctccccatgccGGTTAcccccaaaggaagaaaaagccagAGGAAGCAGCCGCCTCCTGCTGGTGGAACGAGGTAGAACCAACCAATGACCTCGGAGAGTGTGACAGATCCTCTCACTCCGTCCTCAACTACGGCAGCAAGAGACTAGGGACTTCACCAAAGTTGTCCTCCGCAACCCCCTCCGCCCTTATGGAACAGAAAGCCATGTTTTtaagcagagtcagggaaacccaagcccctccccttctGGTGTTTCAGACCTATAAAGGTGGTGAAGGGGGTCCAAGTGACTCATCTCTTGCTTACGAGGGGCGAGAGTGGTGCCCTTTGCTCTCAGCCGCATTTAAGTGGGGGAGGCTTGAGGAGCCCAGACTGACCGCAGGCAAGAGGGGAAAGAAGCTGCAAATGGCTGCCTGAGATGCCGGGGTCTAGTGGGAACAGTAAAAGGGGCTGAGATGGAGGAGAGCGGTTCTTCTGAGTCCTTCCGTAGGGCTCTACTGTGTTCTAGAGCTTGCTCCCTTTCCATCACGGCCCCCTGGCCCTCTAGCCCCGCGGGGCAAGTATCAGGAGGTCAGCAGTTTTATTCAGAGCTGGCAATTTGCTCTTCATGAGCTAGGGGGTCCTCTGGGCAAGATGCCTGAAATCCGTGGCTTTTAGTTTCTTGGGTTTTTGGTaggctccctcccccatctgctgcaATCTCCTAGGTACCacctctctctagccccccctccacacgcgcgcgcgcgcgcgcgcgcgcacacacacacacacacacacacacacacacacacacactgctgtgtggagcagggactgaactcagttcaCAGCCCAAGAGGTAGACAGGTCCTTTGTCAGCCTTGACTGTGGCTCTGGCTTCTTGGGGCTCAGGAGGCCCACTGAGGCAGTGCTGGGTTGGTGCAGGGACAGATTTGGCTGTCAGGAGCTGGGCTCCACATAGTTCCCCGGGAAGAATCCAGAGCCCTCTGAGCTGACCCCCTCACACCAGCCATCCGAGTAACGGCGCGTGACACAGATGATGGTGCCTTCAGAGAAGGAGAGCTCATTGTCCTTCTGTCGGGTGTATGGGTATAGCGACACCACTGCAGGGGCAGGAAAGGAAATCTTGTGAGGTGCGCCCTCTGTTCCCCCCATCACAGGGGGAGCTTCTGAGCATTcacagtccccctcccccaactcaggCCAGCTGCTCTTTTCCTAGCAGGCTTCAGACCCCGGTTCATCAGAAATGAAGGGGATAAGGGACAAAAATAGGGTCACACCTTAGCAGGGAGAGCGAATGCCTCTGGGATGAAGAGTGGAGGTcagagccacagaggccagaaacctGGCAATAGTTTCTGGTGCTTCAGTCCCAAGAGGACAGTACCTTTCTCCAAGTAGGCAGCAGGGACCCAGCTGGGTTCTTCGGGTCCAAAACCCGGTGGCGGAGGAGGTAGTAGTCCCAGGTCATCCCCTTCTAgagctggaggtgggggcaggggcagctctgctgctgggaagaagaaaagatgtctgtgtgtgtgtgcgcacacgtgtgtgtgtgtgcgcgcacacgtgtgtgtgtgtgcacacgtgtgtgtgcgtgcgtgtgtgtgtgtgtgtgagacaggtggatccttaGGATCTGAGTGTCATCACCCACAATGCCTCCAGCCCATTGGTGAGACTTAGAAGTACTCAGCACAGGCTAGGCAGACCCTGCTGGGCAACCCTTAGGCAGGTTGGTTAAACCGGTAAAGGTCCTGTCAAAGTTAACTTTGAATGAGACGCTTCAAACACAGGGCTAGT from Microtus ochrogaster isolate Prairie Vole_2 chromosome 7, MicOch1.0, whole genome shotgun sequence encodes:
- the Phospho1 gene encoding phosphoethanolamine/phosphocholine phosphatase; its protein translation is MCQRPWLWPANQALPGRLPPRRLSFAPSSCSSSPCSQDGRMAAPGAPRFLLTFDFDETIVDENSDDSIVRAAPGQQLPESLRATYREGYYNEYMQRVFKYLGEQGVRPRDLRAVYETIPLSPGMGDLLQFVAKQGSCFEVILISDANTFGVESALRAAGHHSLFRRILSNPSGPDARGLLTLRPFHTHSCSRCPANMCKHKVLSEYLRERAREGVHFERLFYVGDGANDFCPMGLLAGGDVAFPRRGYPMHRLIQEAQKAEPSSFRAHVVPWETAADVRQHLQQVLKMC